Proteins encoded within one genomic window of Streptomyces kaniharaensis:
- a CDS encoding IS110 family RNA-guided transposase: MTERRARIWVGIDAGKGHHWAAAVDESGFQVWSKKIDNDEAAILEAVAEALAMAGAVDWAIDLSGTASALLLALLASHGQKPVYVPGRTVNRMSGAYRGEAKTDARDAFVIAETSRLRRDFAAVDVPAQLVADLALLVAHRTDLVADRVRMVNRLRDVLTGIFPALERAFDWSGSKGALTLLTYRQTPAGIRRVGRARLESWLRKRGVRSADKVAATALEAAGAQHTVLPGESIAASIVADLASQLLALDERIGGLDKQIKETFHAHPQAHIIESMPGIGPILGAEFVVAAGDLSAYADAGRLASAAGLVPVPRDSGRRTGNLHRPKRYSRRLRRVFYMSAQTSMIKDGPNRDFYLKKRAEGCGHVQALIALARRRVNVLWALLRDGREFTPAQPVAQAA, encoded by the coding sequence ATGACAGAGCGGCGGGCTCGGATCTGGGTGGGGATCGACGCGGGCAAGGGCCACCACTGGGCGGCGGCGGTCGACGAGTCGGGGTTCCAGGTCTGGTCGAAGAAGATTGACAACGACGAGGCCGCGATCCTGGAAGCGGTCGCCGAAGCGCTGGCCATGGCGGGTGCGGTGGACTGGGCGATCGACCTGTCCGGCACCGCGTCCGCGCTGCTGCTGGCCCTGCTCGCGTCGCACGGGCAGAAGCCGGTCTACGTTCCCGGCCGCACCGTCAACCGGATGTCCGGCGCCTACCGAGGCGAGGCGAAGACGGATGCCCGCGACGCGTTCGTGATCGCGGAGACCTCGCGCCTGCGCAGGGACTTCGCGGCCGTGGACGTCCCCGCCCAGCTGGTGGCCGATCTGGCGCTGCTGGTCGCGCACCGCACTGACCTGGTCGCCGACCGGGTCCGCATGGTCAACCGGCTCCGTGACGTGCTGACCGGGATCTTCCCGGCCCTGGAGCGGGCCTTCGACTGGTCCGGCAGCAAGGGCGCGCTGACCCTGCTGACCTACCGGCAGACCCCGGCCGGGATACGCCGGGTGGGCCGCGCCCGTCTGGAGTCTTGGCTGCGCAAGCGTGGTGTCCGCTCGGCCGACAAGGTCGCCGCCACCGCGCTGGAGGCGGCCGGGGCCCAGCACACTGTGCTGCCCGGTGAGAGCATCGCGGCCTCGATCGTCGCAGACCTGGCCTCCCAACTCCTCGCGCTGGACGAGCGGATCGGTGGCCTCGACAAGCAGATCAAGGAGACCTTCCATGCCCACCCGCAGGCGCACATCATCGAGTCGATGCCGGGCATCGGCCCGATCCTGGGCGCCGAGTTCGTCGTCGCTGCGGGCGACCTGTCGGCCTACGCGGATGCCGGCCGGCTGGCCTCCGCGGCCGGCCTGGTTCCGGTGCCCCGCGACTCGGGCCGACGCACCGGCAACCTGCACCGGCCCAAGCGTTACAGCCGTCGCCTGCGCAGGGTGTTTTACATGTCCGCGCAGACCAGCATGATCAAGGACGGCCCGAACCGGGACTTCTACCTCAAGAAGCGTGCCGAGGGCTGCGGCCACGTCCAGGCTCTCATCGCCCTTGCCCGGCGCCGGGTGAACGTCCTGTGGGCGCTGTTGCGCGACGGACGGGAGTTCACCCCCGCACAGCCGGTCGCGCAGGCGGCTTGA
- a CDS encoding sulfurtransferase, with product MTGNGYAHPERLVHTEWLGHHLDDGTIRVIEVDEDTTAYDRGHIPGAVGWNWNTDLHSRVGRDYVDREGLQHLLRAAGVEDDTTVVLYGGNNNWFAAYAFWLLRLRGFEPVRLLDGGRKKWELERRELTEEVMDYQHTTYRLTGPEHPEMRALRDEVLGKAEVFAKPGADAVLVDVRSPAEFRGELIAPPHLPQEQAQVPGHIPGAVNIPWSQAANDDGSFRSAEELRTLYGGNGVESEREVIAYCRIGERSAHTWFALTELLGYPHVKNYDGSWTEYGSLVRAPVALGA from the coding sequence ATGACCGGCAACGGCTACGCACACCCTGAAAGGCTGGTCCACACCGAGTGGCTGGGCCACCACCTGGACGACGGGACAATCCGGGTCATCGAGGTCGACGAGGACACCACCGCGTACGACCGGGGCCACATACCCGGCGCGGTCGGCTGGAACTGGAACACCGACCTGCACAGCCGGGTCGGCCGCGACTACGTCGACCGCGAGGGCCTCCAGCACCTGCTGCGCGCGGCCGGCGTGGAGGACGACACGACCGTGGTGCTGTACGGCGGCAACAACAACTGGTTCGCCGCGTACGCCTTCTGGCTGCTGCGGCTGCGCGGCTTCGAGCCGGTGCGGCTGCTGGACGGCGGGCGGAAGAAGTGGGAGCTGGAGCGGCGCGAGCTCACCGAGGAGGTGATGGACTACCAGCACACCACCTACCGGTTGACCGGGCCCGAGCACCCGGAGATGCGGGCGCTGCGGGACGAAGTGCTCGGCAAGGCCGAGGTGTTCGCCAAGCCCGGCGCGGACGCGGTGCTGGTCGACGTCCGCTCGCCCGCCGAGTTCCGCGGCGAGCTGATCGCGCCGCCGCACCTGCCGCAGGAGCAGGCGCAGGTGCCCGGGCACATCCCGGGCGCGGTCAACATCCCCTGGTCGCAGGCGGCCAACGACGACGGCTCGTTCCGCTCGGCGGAGGAACTGCGGACGCTCTACGGGGGCAACGGCGTGGAGTCGGAGCGCGAGGTGATCGCGTACTGCCGGATCGGTGAGCGGTCCGCGCACACCTGGTTCGCGCTGACCGAGCTGCTGGGATATCCGCACGTCAAGAACTACGACGGCTCGTGGACGGAGTACGGCTCGCTGGTGCGGGCGCCGGTGGCGCTCGGCGCGTGA
- a CDS encoding aminotransferase class I/II-fold pyridoxal phosphate-dependent enzyme, protein MVDIFSKVSGYTAARDAMAAGIYPYFLPLTGNEGTTVTLGDRELVMCGSNNYLGLTADPRVKKAAAQAVEQFGTSCTGSRFLNGNLALHDRLEAELADFYGKPAAAVISTGYQANLGTISALAGRGDVVFADRDAHASVVDGCRLSGAKLRRFRHNDATALDRAMATVPDGTGKLVVVDGVYSMEGDLCALPELVEVCERRGARLIVDDAHGLGVLDQGRGTCSYFGLTDRVDLITVTFSKSLASLGGAVVGDDDVIHYLKHHARSLIFSASATPASAASALAALRILREEPWRAERAQQNAEYMRAGLAQRGISPGESATPVIPLRTRGTVETLLLWRELVDAGVYTNPVLPPAASPRLRLSFMATHTTEHLDRVLDALGSRAEHFLADDEPDANDGYAVEALAELADAGVFARP, encoded by the coding sequence ATGGTGGACATATTCTCGAAAGTTTCCGGTTACACCGCGGCCCGGGATGCGATGGCCGCCGGGATCTACCCGTATTTCCTGCCGCTGACCGGTAACGAGGGAACCACGGTCACCCTCGGTGACCGCGAGCTGGTCATGTGCGGGTCGAACAACTACCTCGGCCTCACCGCCGACCCCCGTGTCAAGAAGGCCGCCGCCCAGGCCGTGGAGCAGTTCGGCACCTCCTGCACCGGCTCCCGGTTCCTCAACGGCAACCTGGCCCTGCACGACCGGCTGGAGGCCGAGCTCGCCGACTTCTACGGCAAGCCCGCCGCCGCCGTCATCTCCACCGGCTACCAGGCCAACCTCGGCACCATCAGCGCCCTGGCCGGCCGCGGCGACGTCGTCTTCGCCGACCGCGACGCCCACGCCTCCGTCGTCGACGGGTGCCGCCTCAGCGGCGCCAAGCTGAGACGCTTCCGGCACAACGACGCCACGGCGCTGGACCGCGCGATGGCCACAGTCCCCGACGGCACCGGCAAGCTGGTCGTCGTCGACGGCGTGTACTCCATGGAGGGTGACCTCTGCGCCCTGCCGGAGCTCGTCGAGGTCTGCGAGCGGCGCGGCGCGCGCCTGATCGTGGACGACGCCCACGGCCTCGGCGTGCTCGACCAGGGGCGCGGCACCTGCTCCTACTTCGGCCTCACCGACCGGGTCGACCTCATCACCGTCACCTTCAGCAAGTCGCTCGCCTCGCTCGGCGGCGCGGTGGTCGGCGACGACGACGTCATCCACTACCTCAAGCACCACGCCCGGAGCCTGATCTTCAGCGCCTCCGCCACGCCGGCCAGCGCCGCCTCCGCACTGGCCGCCCTGCGCATCCTGCGCGAGGAGCCGTGGCGGGCCGAACGCGCCCAGCAGAACGCCGAGTACATGCGTGCCGGCCTCGCCCAACGGGGCATCAGTCCCGGCGAGAGCGCCACCCCGGTCATCCCGCTGCGCACCCGCGGCACCGTCGAGACCCTCCTGCTGTGGCGGGAACTCGTCGACGCGGGCGTCTACACCAATCCGGTGCTGCCGCCCGCCGCCTCTCCGCGACTGCGGCTCAGCTTCATGGCGACCCACACGACCGAGCACCTCGACCGGGTGCTGGACGCGCTCGGCTCGCGGGCCGAACACTTCCTCGCCGACGACGAGCCGGACGCCAACGACGGGTACGCGGTGGAAGCACTCGCCGAACTCGCCGACGCCGGCGTCTTCGCCCGGCCATGA
- a CDS encoding CPBP family intramembrane glutamic endopeptidase: MTADRPVVAPAAPAPATTGRARTLHRLRRHHRGAPLSSAARVFAVLAAVRIAGAVSLPLMVISVGLSAAVVAVLDRADWAAAGLRRFRLLPALAGTGLVVLAYADTVFASRAAFGRGHDNWTSLVPELFRQMAPGQPVVAGIAMVLCMGVLVPLVEEVCYRGVLYRAVERGRGTLAAITATSAGWALVHLGDYGLNPLNGWVICGVLPSVFAMGVALGVCRAWTGSALASALAQGAANLLLLAWVLWAR, from the coding sequence ATGACCGCGGACCGCCCGGTGGTGGCGCCTGCCGCCCCCGCGCCCGCCACCACCGGGCGGGCTCGCACCCTGCACCGCCTGCGCCGGCACCACCGCGGCGCACCGCTGTCCTCCGCCGCCCGGGTGTTCGCCGTGCTCGCCGCGGTCCGCATCGCCGGGGCGGTGTCCCTGCCGCTGATGGTGATCTCGGTCGGCCTGAGCGCCGCCGTGGTCGCCGTCCTGGACCGGGCCGACTGGGCGGCGGCCGGCCTGCGCCGGTTCCGCCTCCTCCCGGCCCTCGCCGGGACGGGTTTGGTGGTGCTCGCGTACGCCGACACCGTGTTCGCCAGCCGGGCCGCCTTCGGCCGGGGCCACGACAACTGGACCTCCCTCGTCCCCGAACTGTTCCGGCAGATGGCGCCCGGGCAGCCGGTGGTCGCGGGGATCGCCATGGTGCTCTGCATGGGCGTCCTCGTGCCGCTGGTCGAGGAGGTCTGCTACCGCGGCGTGCTCTACCGGGCCGTCGAGCGCGGACGCGGCACGCTCGCGGCGATCACCGCCACCTCGGCCGGCTGGGCCCTGGTCCACCTCGGGGACTACGGGCTCAACCCGCTCAACGGGTGGGTGATCTGCGGGGTGCTGCCGTCCGTCTTCGCGATGGGCGTCGCCCTCGGCGTCTGCCGCGCCTGGACGGGCTCCGCGCTCGCGAGCGCGCTCGCCCAGGGCGCCGCCAACCTGCTCCTGCTGGCCTGGGTCCTCTGGGCCCGCTGA
- a CDS encoding MMPL family transporter, giving the protein MTTTTPAPAAETTHGAVQHRLLRLAGALTARPKTVLAVWALVIAVCFPFASQLGDVLTKQGASKVVPGTGSARADQLVERSFPHRSQRESFVAIGAPDVRGNQLRTMLAELDDRIAERVRTGEVRQSASAYTVYRDATTEYLERLRAEVDQQLAAARTPATPQTRRQAVDAAVAAGRIPPALAEPARQAVASDESRLPDLAATFTRSADWHSFPVPVPADAVDRLLAKDGRAALVSVSFAGGAGHDPDVDWLRSAIAASRQAAGAGPDVEAHVTGELALIKDTYKKAEDDNALMETVAYAIIFVVLLLFFRAVVPALLTVAAIGLATTVSQAALFALGHGVTLTQFTITIMNFVMLGAGVDYSMLLSSRYRQERLAGRPPKEAAVHATAHAGESMLLAAVAVVLAFGATLFSPVDWIPPLGYGGLIGIPIVLLAALTLTPALLVLLGDRFFWLGRDPLADLEHGSALGRHLRRAADLARRRKVAVVLLFAAITVPFAVITAQHRSTADPVALSPATDSRTGFELLAREWGDAAVLPTLVVGRPNPGVVDARHRLTDSGRQAVTALTDRLAAVPGVARVSAVTRPFGTPVTAAELDALGPDVRRDYLSDDGALRIVVELADKPYTEAAVSTVDRIQDVTAGAGDVGPLSVGGATQVDRQYGDALDSSFWQMIGLVSVGVFVMLVFALRSLLIPVRLILTIMMSNVWAIGLTVLIFHVWLDRAIIDDLPIFLTVLMMGLGMDYEIFLVTRVRDLVRGGADQESATVGAVVDTGRVINAAGLVMAGSLGTMALSSTIMLQEYGAGLGLAVLLDATLVRMLFVPATLLLFRRYNWWLPGLRTAPAPALAKAG; this is encoded by the coding sequence ATGACCACCACCACGCCCGCACCAGCGGCGGAGACCACCCACGGCGCGGTGCAGCACCGCCTGCTGCGCCTCGCCGGGGCGCTCACCGCCCGCCCGAAGACCGTGCTCGCCGTCTGGGCGCTGGTCATCGCCGTGTGCTTCCCGTTCGCGTCACAGCTCGGCGACGTCCTCACCAAGCAGGGGGCGTCGAAGGTCGTGCCGGGCACCGGCAGCGCCCGCGCGGACCAGCTGGTCGAGCGGTCCTTCCCGCACCGCTCGCAGCGCGAGTCCTTCGTCGCGATCGGCGCGCCGGACGTCCGCGGCAACCAACTGCGCACGATGTTGGCCGAGTTGGACGACCGGATCGCCGAACGGGTGCGCACCGGCGAGGTACGGCAGTCCGCCTCCGCGTACACGGTGTACCGGGACGCGACGACCGAGTACCTGGAGCGCCTGCGCGCCGAGGTCGACCAGCAGCTCGCCGCCGCACGGACGCCCGCGACGCCGCAGACCCGCCGGCAGGCGGTGGACGCTGCCGTCGCCGCCGGCCGGATCCCGCCCGCGCTGGCCGAACCGGCCCGCCAGGCGGTGGCCTCCGACGAGAGCCGACTCCCCGACCTGGCAGCCACGTTCACCAGGTCCGCGGACTGGCACTCCTTCCCCGTGCCGGTGCCCGCCGACGCCGTGGACCGGCTGCTCGCCAAGGACGGCAGGGCCGCCCTGGTCTCGGTGAGCTTCGCCGGGGGCGCCGGGCACGACCCCGACGTGGACTGGCTGCGCTCCGCGATCGCCGCCTCCCGGCAGGCGGCCGGGGCCGGCCCGGACGTCGAGGCGCACGTCACCGGCGAGTTGGCGCTGATCAAGGACACCTACAAGAAGGCCGAGGACGACAACGCGCTGATGGAGACGGTCGCCTACGCGATCATCTTCGTCGTCCTGCTGCTGTTCTTCCGGGCCGTGGTGCCGGCCCTGCTCACGGTGGCGGCGATCGGCCTCGCGACGACCGTCAGCCAGGCCGCGCTCTTCGCCCTCGGACACGGAGTGACGCTCACCCAGTTCACCATCACCATCATGAACTTCGTGATGCTGGGCGCGGGCGTCGACTACAGCATGCTGCTGTCCTCCCGCTACCGGCAGGAACGGCTGGCCGGGCGTCCGCCCAAGGAGGCCGCGGTGCACGCCACCGCGCACGCCGGCGAGTCGATGCTGCTCGCGGCGGTGGCCGTGGTGCTCGCCTTCGGCGCCACCCTCTTCTCCCCGGTGGACTGGATCCCGCCGCTCGGCTACGGCGGTCTGATCGGCATCCCGATCGTGCTGCTCGCCGCGCTCACCCTCACCCCGGCCCTGCTGGTACTGCTCGGCGACCGCTTCTTCTGGCTCGGCCGCGACCCGCTGGCCGACCTGGAGCACGGCAGCGCCCTCGGCCGCCACCTGCGCCGGGCCGCCGACCTCGCCCGCCGCCGCAAGGTCGCCGTCGTGCTGCTGTTCGCGGCGATCACCGTTCCGTTCGCGGTGATCACCGCCCAGCACCGCTCGACCGCCGACCCGGTGGCGCTCAGCCCGGCCACCGACTCCCGGACGGGCTTCGAGCTGCTGGCGCGGGAGTGGGGCGACGCCGCCGTGCTGCCCACGCTCGTGGTGGGCCGGCCCAACCCCGGCGTGGTGGACGCCCGGCACCGGCTGACCGACAGCGGGCGGCAGGCGGTGACGGCGCTCACCGACCGCCTGGCCGCCGTGCCCGGCGTGGCCCGGGTGTCCGCGGTGACCAGGCCGTTCGGCACCCCGGTGACCGCCGCCGAACTCGACGCGCTCGGCCCGGACGTCCGCCGTGACTACCTGTCCGACGACGGCGCCCTGCGGATCGTCGTCGAACTCGCCGACAAGCCCTACACCGAGGCCGCGGTGAGCACCGTCGACCGGATCCAGGACGTCACGGCCGGGGCCGGGGACGTCGGCCCGCTCTCCGTCGGCGGCGCCACCCAGGTCGACCGCCAGTACGGCGACGCGCTCGACTCCAGCTTCTGGCAGATGATCGGGCTCGTCTCGGTCGGCGTCTTCGTGATGCTGGTGTTCGCGCTGCGCTCGCTGCTGATCCCGGTCCGGCTGATCCTCACGATCATGATGAGCAACGTGTGGGCGATCGGCCTCACCGTGCTGATCTTCCACGTCTGGCTGGACCGGGCGATCATCGACGACCTGCCGATCTTCCTCACCGTGCTGATGATGGGTCTGGGCATGGACTACGAGATCTTCCTGGTCACCCGCGTCCGCGACCTGGTCCGCGGCGGCGCCGACCAGGAGAGCGCCACCGTCGGGGCGGTGGTCGACACCGGCCGGGTGATCAACGCCGCCGGCCTGGTCATGGCGGGCAGCCTCGGCACCATGGCGCTCTCCTCGACGATCATGCTCCAGGAGTACGGCGCCGGCCTCGGCCTCGCCGTCCTGCTGGACGCCACGCTCGTCCGGATGCTGTTCGTCCCGGCGACGCTGCTGCTGTTCCGCCGCTACAACTGGTGGCTGCCCGGCCTGCGCACCGCTCCCGCCCCGGCGCTCGCGAAGGCGGGGTGA
- a CDS encoding polysaccharide deacetylase family protein, whose translation MHRALTAAESRPVYELDPARRVVALTLDDGPDPRYTPTVLALLQQHGIRATFFLIGENAVEHPELVREIADHGHHIANHTWSHPDLRRVSESRVRDELERTSDLLQRTTGRTPTWFRAPGGDWSDVSLQVGADLGMRPMAWSVDPRDWARPGTAAITDRILRDVRPGAIVLNHDGGGDRSQTVAALKAYLPALIDSGYFFTAPPN comes from the coding sequence GTGCACCGAGCGCTCACGGCGGCGGAGAGCAGGCCGGTGTACGAGCTGGACCCGGCGCGGCGGGTGGTGGCACTCACCCTCGACGACGGCCCGGATCCGCGGTACACCCCGACCGTGCTCGCGCTGCTCCAGCAGCACGGCATCCGGGCCACGTTCTTCCTGATCGGGGAGAACGCCGTCGAGCACCCCGAGCTGGTGCGGGAGATCGCGGACCACGGCCACCACATCGCCAACCACACCTGGAGCCACCCCGACCTGCGGCGCGTGTCCGAGAGCAGGGTCCGGGACGAGCTGGAGCGCACCTCGGACCTGCTGCAGCGCACCACCGGCCGCACGCCGACCTGGTTCCGCGCGCCCGGCGGGGACTGGTCGGACGTCTCGCTCCAGGTGGGCGCCGATCTCGGGATGCGGCCGATGGCCTGGTCGGTGGATCCGCGGGACTGGGCCCGGCCCGGGACGGCGGCGATCACCGACCGGATCCTCAGGGACGTCCGGCCGGGCGCGATCGTGCTCAACCACGACGGCGGCGGGGACCGGTCGCAGACGGTGGCCGCGCTGAAGGCGTACCTTCCGGCGCTGATCGATTCGGGGTACTTCTTCACGGCCCCGCCGAACTGA
- a CDS encoding PfkB family carbohydrate kinase — protein MRIAVTGPIVIDNLMTFPGRFTSQLLPAQLQHLSLSFLVDDLEVRYGGVAANVAYGLGRLGRRPLLLGAAGRDFGDYRARLEEVGVDTSRVRISPGLATARYTRTTDADDNRIVSYHPGAQAEDDTPGPEGWPEDVGLVFLGPAEPEVLAARAAECRRRGLPYLVDVAGRTRELGRAGAEAVLAGATHLVTNRRERAALLEHTGWTAADVLARVGAWITTLGREGVWIDYATRPSIAVPAAPISRLPDGAGGGGAFRAGFLAAKADGRDDEEAARVGCVLAAYALESAGSQDYLFTPAAFEARLADVYTTLHA, from the coding sequence ATGAGAATCGCGGTCACCGGCCCGATCGTCATCGACAACCTGATGACCTTCCCCGGGCGCTTCACCAGCCAGCTGCTGCCGGCCCAACTCCAGCACCTCTCCCTGTCGTTCCTGGTCGACGACCTGGAGGTGCGCTACGGCGGCGTGGCCGCCAACGTCGCGTACGGCCTCGGCCGGCTCGGCCGCAGACCGCTGCTGCTCGGCGCGGCCGGGCGGGACTTCGGCGACTACCGCGCCCGCCTGGAGGAGGTCGGCGTGGACACCTCCCGGGTCCGGATCTCGCCCGGACTGGCCACCGCCCGCTACACCCGCACCACCGACGCCGACGACAACCGCATCGTCTCCTACCACCCGGGCGCCCAGGCCGAGGACGACACCCCCGGCCCCGAGGGCTGGCCCGAGGACGTCGGGCTGGTCTTCCTCGGCCCCGCCGAGCCCGAGGTGCTGGCCGCCCGGGCCGCCGAGTGCCGCCGGCGCGGCCTGCCGTACCTGGTCGACGTGGCCGGCCGCACCCGGGAGCTCGGCCGCGCGGGCGCGGAGGCCGTGCTGGCCGGCGCCACCCACCTCGTCACCAACCGCCGCGAGCGCGCAGCCCTGCTGGAGCACACCGGCTGGACCGCGGCGGACGTGCTGGCCCGGGTCGGCGCGTGGATCACCACGCTCGGCCGGGAGGGCGTCTGGATCGACTACGCCACCCGGCCCTCGATCGCCGTCCCGGCCGCGCCGATCTCCCGGCTCCCTGACGGCGCCGGCGGCGGCGGGGCGTTCCGGGCCGGTTTCCTCGCCGCGAAGGCCGACGGTCGGGACGACGAGGAGGCGGCCCGGGTCGGCTGCGTGCTGGCCGCCTACGCCCTGGAGTCGGCGGGCAGCCAGGACTACCTGTTCACCCCGGCGGCCTTCGAGGCCCGCCTCGCCGACGTGTACACGACCCTGCACGCCTGA
- a CDS encoding M1 family metallopeptidase gives MRKRLIVSAASAITLFLTVPASAADFQPGAAGVGDTYYPTYGNGGYHVSHYDIRLKYQPATDELEGTTTILATATQDLSRFNLDFALNVQEVRVNGRVAKFATSGEQELEVTPARPLAKGSQATVVVRYKGVPSTVKKYGFTAWQRTPDGAVAAGEPESAWWWFPSNDHPSDKATYDISVQVPDGNEVISNGLLVGKRSEAGWTRFSWRENKPQATYLATLAVGKFDVTTDTTPSGLPVYNAYSKDLGENADSARASVERTGELVDWLSGYFGEYPFSSVGGYVPNVKAGFALETQTRVFYGPRQFARGANTSVVVHELAHQWYGDSVSLSRWSDIWLNEGFARYAQFLWSEHENEGTAQELADYVYASHPADDKFWTVKPGDPGAENQFDTAVYDRGAVAIQALRNAVGDDAFLRILKGWPAERRYGNATIPDFQAYAEKISGKPLGDLFTTWLFTPSKPATGPVAAVDAGSAASPAASSGAGRSDEPQAVVEPKSWKKIQETNSVHDEAH, from the coding sequence GTGCGCAAGAGGCTGATCGTCTCTGCCGCCAGTGCCATCACGCTGTTCCTGACCGTGCCCGCCTCGGCCGCCGACTTCCAACCCGGCGCGGCCGGGGTCGGTGACACCTACTACCCGACCTACGGCAACGGCGGTTACCACGTCTCCCACTACGACATCCGGCTGAAGTACCAGCCCGCCACCGACGAGCTGGAGGGCACCACCACCATCCTCGCCACCGCAACCCAGGACCTCTCACGGTTCAACCTCGACTTCGCGCTGAACGTCCAGGAGGTCCGGGTGAACGGGCGGGTGGCGAAGTTCGCCACCAGCGGTGAGCAGGAGCTGGAGGTCACGCCCGCCCGGCCGCTCGCCAAGGGCAGCCAGGCCACCGTGGTCGTCCGGTACAAGGGCGTGCCGTCCACGGTGAAGAAGTACGGCTTCACCGCCTGGCAGCGCACGCCGGACGGCGCGGTGGCGGCCGGCGAGCCCGAGTCGGCGTGGTGGTGGTTCCCCAGCAACGACCACCCCAGCGACAAGGCCACCTACGACATCTCCGTCCAGGTGCCCGACGGCAACGAGGTGATCAGCAACGGCCTCCTCGTCGGCAAGCGCTCCGAGGCCGGCTGGACGCGCTTCAGCTGGCGGGAGAACAAGCCGCAGGCGACGTATCTGGCCACTCTGGCGGTCGGCAAGTTCGACGTCACCACGGACACCACGCCGAGCGGGCTGCCCGTCTACAACGCGTACAGCAAGGACCTCGGCGAGAACGCCGACTCCGCCCGGGCCAGCGTCGAGCGCACCGGTGAGCTGGTCGACTGGCTGAGCGGCTATTTCGGCGAGTACCCGTTCAGCTCGGTCGGCGGCTACGTGCCCAACGTCAAGGCCGGGTTCGCGCTGGAGACCCAGACCCGGGTGTTCTACGGCCCCCGGCAGTTCGCGCGCGGCGCCAACACCTCGGTGGTCGTGCACGAGCTGGCCCACCAGTGGTACGGCGACAGCGTCTCGCTCTCCCGCTGGAGCGACATCTGGCTGAACGAGGGCTTCGCCCGGTACGCGCAGTTCCTCTGGTCCGAGCACGAGAACGAGGGCACGGCCCAGGAACTCGCCGACTACGTCTACGCCTCGCACCCGGCCGACGACAAGTTCTGGACCGTCAAGCCGGGCGACCCGGGCGCGGAGAACCAGTTCGACACCGCCGTCTACGACCGGGGCGCGGTGGCCATCCAGGCGCTGCGCAACGCCGTCGGGGACGACGCGTTCCTCCGGATCCTGAAGGGCTGGCCCGCCGAGCGCCGCTACGGCAACGCCACCATCCCCGACTTCCAGGCGTACGCGGAGAAGATCTCCGGGAAGCCGCTCGGGGACCTCTTCACCACCTGGCTGTTCACGCCCTCGAAGCCGGCGACCGGGCCGGTGGCCGCCGTCGACGCGGGATCGGCGGCCTCGCCGGCGGCGAGTTCGGGCGCGGGGCGGTCCGACGAGCCGCAGGCCGTGGTGGAGCCGAAGTCCTGGAAGAAGATCCAGGAGACCAACTCCGTGCACGACGAGGCCCACTGA
- a CDS encoding class I SAM-dependent methyltransferase, which yields MSRLGLAARALRLTLSRTHADTTPDYDAASPSYDTYFSPVMGVHSIAALREVTITPGDDVLELACGTGHLTHEIIRRLEGRGSVHAVDKSPGMLSVAQAKVMPEALRSPGLDVSLQEGDMEEFLRTRPSDSADLVVVGWAICYSKPVKLLEQIRRVLRPGGRVMVIETRGDALKTLIEQLEKVFTADPSLLTGMIRVNLPKDAATVARWFTRAGLTVDVHRDGHQVLPADTPDAALEWVQRSGAAAGFKDAVDQSREEHALELIRAGLAEHVARHGALELRHTFVVVTGTNPGTTTATGPGGRHREGARIA from the coding sequence ATGAGCCGCCTCGGACTCGCCGCCCGCGCCCTGCGTCTGACCCTGAGCCGGACCCACGCCGACACCACACCCGACTACGACGCCGCGAGTCCCAGCTACGACACCTACTTCAGCCCGGTGATGGGCGTCCACTCGATCGCCGCCCTGCGCGAGGTCACCATCACCCCGGGCGACGACGTCCTCGAACTCGCCTGCGGGACCGGGCACCTGACCCACGAGATCATCCGCAGGCTGGAGGGACGCGGCTCGGTCCACGCGGTGGACAAGTCCCCCGGCATGCTCTCGGTCGCCCAGGCCAAGGTCATGCCGGAGGCGCTGCGCTCGCCCGGCCTCGACGTGTCCCTGCAGGAGGGGGACATGGAGGAGTTCCTGCGCACCCGGCCGAGCGACAGCGCGGACCTCGTCGTGGTCGGCTGGGCGATCTGCTACAGCAAGCCGGTCAAGCTGCTGGAGCAGATCCGGCGCGTACTGCGCCCCGGCGGCCGGGTCATGGTGATCGAAACCCGCGGCGACGCCCTGAAGACGCTGATCGAGCAGTTGGAGAAGGTGTTCACCGCCGACCCGTCGCTGCTGACCGGCATGATCCGGGTCAACCTGCCGAAGGACGCGGCCACCGTGGCGCGCTGGTTCACCAGGGCCGGCCTCACCGTGGACGTCCACCGCGACGGCCACCAGGTGCTGCCCGCCGACACCCCGGACGCGGCCCTGGAGTGGGTCCAGCGCTCGGGCGCGGCGGCCGGCTTCAAGGACGCCGTCGACCAGAGCCGCGAGGAGCACGCCCTGGAGCTGATCCGCGCCGGCCTCGCCGAGCACGTCGCCCGGCACGGCGCCCTGGAGCTGCGCCACACCTTCGTCGTGGTCACCGGGACCAACCCGGGCACCACCACCGCAACCGGGCCGGGCGGCCGCCACCGCGAGGGAGCCCGGATCGCATGA